One Planktothrix sp. FACHB-1365 genomic window carries:
- a CDS encoding Tab2/Atab2 family RNA-binding protein — MVIWQADFYRRPLKDTSGQPLWELLVCDQTRQVEFIAMCPQSQANSTWLIEQLQQAIVIRKPERIQVFRPQSFSLLEMAGKALGIVVEPARNTVALKQWLEERSKSYSELENYTGELYNPVKLDQPPPLPLPENLWGDRWRFANIPAGNLQEFFADRPIPILQMPDQFLPFNLGLASVVAIPGIVIDGGKKSMQLARWLAEIQPFSCNYISGSPDGLILESGLIDRWVIATFEDAEVIEAAKTFEVRKQLAKGLHFILVQPDDSGMTFSGFWLLKGEIKK, encoded by the coding sequence ATGGTGATCTGGCAAGCTGATTTTTATCGTCGTCCCCTCAAGGATACCAGTGGTCAACCCCTTTGGGAGTTATTAGTCTGTGATCAGACTCGCCAAGTTGAGTTTATAGCGATGTGTCCTCAATCGCAAGCGAATTCGACTTGGTTAATTGAACAGTTACAGCAAGCAATTGTAATCCGAAAACCGGAGCGAATTCAAGTCTTTCGTCCCCAGTCTTTTAGTTTATTAGAAATGGCTGGTAAAGCATTAGGAATTGTCGTCGAACCTGCTCGAAATACTGTCGCCTTAAAACAGTGGTTAGAGGAACGTTCAAAATCCTATTCTGAGTTAGAAAATTATACGGGTGAACTTTATAATCCTGTGAAATTAGATCAACCTCCCCCTTTACCTTTACCTGAAAATTTATGGGGCGATCGCTGGCGATTTGCTAACATTCCTGCGGGAAATTTACAAGAATTTTTTGCAGATCGTCCGATTCCTATTCTACAAATGCCTGATCAATTTTTACCGTTTAATTTGGGGTTAGCCTCTGTGGTAGCTATTCCGGGGATTGTGATTGATGGGGGTAAAAAATCGATGCAGTTGGCGCGATGGTTAGCGGAAATTCAACCTTTTTCTTGCAATTATATTTCGGGCTCACCCGATGGATTAATTTTAGAATCAGGGTTAATTGATCGTTGGGTAATAGCCACTTTTGAAGATGCAGAGGTCATAGAAGCCGCTAAAACCTTTGAAGTTAGAAAACAGTTAGCCAAGGGATTACATTTTATATTAGTTCAACCGGATGATTCGGGGATGACTTTTAGTGGATTTTGGTTATTAAAAGGGGAAATAAAAAAATAA
- a CDS encoding DJ-1/PfpI family protein: MAAKQILMLVGDFVEDYECMVPFQALQMVGHTVHAVCPGKKAGEKVKTAIHDFEGDQTYSEKPGHNFTLNATFDQIKSEDYDALIIPGGRAPEYIRLNADVIKMVQYFAQTNKPIAAICHGAQLLAAADVLQGKRCSAYPACGPDVIRAGGEYADIAVDDAIIDGNLVTAPAWPAHPRWLAAFLTVLGTKIEP, translated from the coding sequence ATGGCTGCCAAACAAATTTTAATGCTCGTGGGTGACTTTGTTGAAGATTACGAGTGCATGGTTCCCTTTCAAGCGTTACAAATGGTCGGACATACGGTTCATGCGGTGTGTCCGGGGAAAAAAGCCGGGGAAAAGGTAAAAACTGCAATTCATGACTTTGAAGGCGACCAAACCTATAGTGAAAAACCCGGTCATAATTTCACTTTAAATGCCACATTTGATCAGATTAAATCTGAAGATTATGATGCCTTAATCATTCCAGGGGGTCGCGCACCGGAATATATTCGGTTGAATGCAGATGTTATTAAAATGGTGCAGTATTTTGCTCAAACGAATAAACCCATTGCTGCCATTTGTCATGGTGCTCAACTGTTAGCAGCAGCCGATGTTTTACAGGGAAAACGGTGTTCTGCCTATCCTGCTTGTGGCCCCGATGTGATTCGCGCCGGAGGAGAATATGCGGATATTGCTGTTGATGATGCCATTATAGATGGAAATTTAGTTACGGCTCCCGCTTGGCCGGCTCATCCCCGTTGGTTAGCGGCTTTTTTAACTGTATTAGGAACGAAAATTGAGCCTTGA
- a CDS encoding Rpn family recombination-promoting nuclease/putative transposase, which yields MFDSICKFLAENFSQDLASWLLGSPVALTELSPQELSLEPIRADSLILLQSDDLVLHTEFQTEPSAKIPFRMLDYRVRVYRRFPNKVMRQVVIYLGQTSSPLVQENSFRLENTFHQFEVIRLWEQPPERFLNVLGLLPFAVLSQTDDPTMILSQVAEVIDRITDQQVQSNLVAASAILAGLVLNKDTVKRILRSDLMRNSVIYQEILLEGKLEGKLEGKLEGKLEAKEEVALNLLRMGLSLEQVVQATGLSVEEIQSL from the coding sequence GTGTTTGATAGTATTTGCAAGTTTCTGGCAGAAAATTTTTCTCAAGATTTGGCGAGTTGGTTGTTGGGTTCTCCCGTTGCATTAACTGAGTTGAGTCCCCAAGAGTTATCATTGGAACCTATTCGGGCTGATTCTTTAATCTTACTGCAATCCGATGATTTGGTCTTGCATACAGAATTTCAAACTGAACCTAGTGCTAAAATCCCTTTTCGGATGTTAGATTATCGAGTAAGGGTCTATCGTCGTTTTCCCAACAAAGTCATGCGTCAGGTGGTGATTTATCTGGGTCAAACTTCTTCTCCTTTAGTCCAAGAAAATAGTTTTCGCCTGGAGAATACATTTCATCAGTTTGAGGTAATTCGTCTTTGGGAACAACCCCCTGAACGGTTTTTAAATGTATTAGGACTGTTACCCTTTGCGGTACTGAGTCAGACCGATGATCCGACAATGATATTAAGTCAAGTTGCTGAAGTAATTGATAGAATTACAGATCAACAGGTTCAAAGTAATCTCGTTGCTGCTTCGGCAATTTTGGCGGGTTTGGTTTTAAATAAAGATACCGTGAAAAGAATTTTAAGGAGTGATCTTATGCGAAATTCAGTCATTTATCAAGAAATTTTACTAGAAGGAAAATTAGAAGGAAAATTAGAAGGAAAATTGGAAGGAAAATTGGAAGCAAAGGAAGAAGTTGCTTTAAATTTATTGCGAATGGGTTTGAGTTTAGAGCAAGTTGTTCAGGCAACTGGATTAAGTGTTGAAGAGATTCAATCTTTGTAA
- a CDS encoding Rpn family recombination-promoting nuclease/putative transposase, whose protein sequence is MRNSVIYQEILQEGKLEGRLEGKLEAKLEAKLKAKLEGKQEAKEEIALNLLRMGLSLEQVIQATGLSLEKIQSL, encoded by the coding sequence ATGCGAAATTCAGTCATCTATCAAGAAATTCTACAAGAAGGGAAATTGGAAGGGAGATTGGAAGGGAAGCTGGAAGCGAAATTGGAAGCAAAATTGAAAGCAAAATTGGAAGGGAAACAGGAAGCGAAGGAAGAAATTGCTTTAAATTTATTGCGAATGGGTTTGAGTTTAGAGCAAGTAATTCAAGCAACTGGATTAAGTCTTGAAAAGATTCAATCTTTGTAA
- a CDS encoding DnaJ C-terminal domain-containing protein, protein MPGTDYKDYYSILGLDKAATADDIKKAYRKLARKYHPDMNPGNKQAEASFKEVNEAYEVLSDTDKRGKYDQFGQYWNQAGGAGWPGGAGSNVDFSGFDFSQFNSFDEFINALLGRGGGGPRPGASSSRSYSYRAQPGNPSGFGGGAYNDFSSGFNNRNPSAVADSEAIVTLSLSEAFHGTQKRYGTGEVTIPAGVKPGSKIRVRGQGQLDPYTQQRGDLYLKVELQPHPFFQFDGENLVCELPLTPDEVALGTSVEVPTPDGMVTMNIPPGIRSGQSLRLRGKGWPKPKGGGRTDQLVKIVVVPPKELNSNEREYYEKIRATRTFNPRSSLKEMKL, encoded by the coding sequence ATGCCTGGGACTGACTATAAAGACTACTACTCGATTTTAGGATTGGACAAAGCGGCAACGGCTGATGATATTAAAAAAGCCTACCGTAAACTCGCCCGTAAATATCACCCGGATATGAATCCAGGGAATAAACAGGCTGAGGCTAGTTTTAAAGAAGTCAACGAAGCTTATGAAGTTTTGTCCGACACTGATAAACGGGGAAAATACGATCAATTTGGTCAATATTGGAATCAAGCCGGAGGTGCTGGATGGCCCGGTGGGGCGGGTTCCAACGTAGATTTTAGCGGATTTGACTTTAGCCAATTTAACAGTTTTGATGAATTTATTAATGCTCTTTTAGGCCGCGGGGGTGGAGGGCCAAGACCTGGAGCCAGTAGCAGTCGCAGTTATTCCTATCGTGCCCAACCCGGAAATCCTTCGGGATTTGGAGGGGGTGCTTATAATGATTTTTCCTCTGGATTTAATAATCGCAATCCCTCTGCTGTTGCTGATTCCGAAGCGATTGTAACGCTCTCCCTCAGTGAAGCCTTTCATGGAACCCAAAAACGCTATGGAACCGGGGAAGTCACGATTCCGGCGGGAGTCAAACCGGGGAGTAAAATTAGGGTTCGCGGTCAAGGTCAACTCGACCCCTACACCCAACAACGGGGGGATTTATACCTGAAAGTGGAACTACAACCCCATCCTTTTTTCCAATTTGACGGGGAAAATTTGGTTTGTGAACTACCTTTAACCCCGGATGAAGTAGCGTTAGGAACCTCTGTTGAAGTTCCCACACCCGATGGGATGGTAACGATGAATATTCCACCGGGAATTCGTTCAGGACAGTCTTTGCGATTGCGGGGCAAAGGATGGCCAAAACCCAAGGGAGGAGGACGCACGGATCAATTAGTTAAAATTGTTGTTGTTCCGCCTAAAGAACTTAATTCTAATGAACGAGAATATTATGAAAAAATTCGTGCAACTCGAACGTTTAATCCCCGCAGCAGCTTGAAAGAAATGAAACTCTAA
- the ccsB gene encoding c-type cytochrome biogenesis protein CcsB, which produces MSLVILQNGLDNISFAILFATLLLYWVGAAFPNIPYLWALGTAGMAIANLSIAALLGARWIEAGYFPISNLYESLFFLTWGITTIHLIAENMSRSRLVGVVTSPVAMAIVAFAALKLPPQMRLAEPLVPALKSNWLMMHVSVMMLSYATLMVGSLLAIAFLILTRGQEVELSGSSLGTRISRNHQKPVTNLVTYSSSTVTESNPTPGLTTNGNGTTAVLEAVKLTQTLPSVQPLSPQRLTLVETIDNISYRIIGLGFPLLTIGIIAGAVWANEAWGSYWSWDPKETWALITWLVFAAYLHARITRGWQGRKPAILAATGFVVVWVCYLGVNLLGKGLHSYGWFF; this is translated from the coding sequence ATGAGTCTGGTTATACTCCAGAATGGATTAGATAATATATCCTTTGCCATTTTATTTGCCACCCTGTTGTTGTATTGGGTGGGGGCTGCATTTCCTAATATTCCTTATCTGTGGGCGTTGGGAACCGCAGGAATGGCGATCGCTAATCTTTCGATTGCGGCCCTATTGGGAGCGAGATGGATTGAGGCGGGTTACTTTCCTATTAGTAATTTATATGAATCGCTATTTTTCCTAACGTGGGGTATTACAACGATTCATCTGATTGCTGAAAATATGAGTCGTAGCCGTTTAGTGGGAGTTGTAACTTCTCCTGTGGCGATGGCAATTGTAGCCTTTGCCGCTTTAAAATTACCGCCCCAAATGCGCTTGGCTGAACCGTTAGTACCCGCCTTAAAATCTAACTGGTTAATGATGCACGTCAGCGTCATGATGTTAAGTTATGCCACTTTAATGGTCGGTTCTTTGTTAGCGATCGCTTTTTTAATTCTGACACGGGGACAGGAGGTGGAATTAAGTGGTAGTTCACTGGGAACGCGCATTTCTCGAAATCATCAAAAACCGGTTACTAATTTAGTCACCTATTCTTCGTCCACGGTTACAGAGTCGAACCCCACACCAGGGTTAACAACGAATGGAAATGGTACAACGGCTGTCCTAGAAGCGGTTAAACTCACACAGACTCTTCCCTCTGTTCAACCCCTGTCTCCACAGCGATTAACGTTAGTGGAAACGATTGACAATATTAGTTATCGGATTATTGGATTAGGATTTCCGCTTTTAACCATTGGAATTATCGCTGGGGCTGTTTGGGCAAATGAAGCTTGGGGTTCTTATTGGAGTTGGGATCCCAAAGAAACCTGGGCGTTAATTACTTGGTTAGTATTCGCCGCTTATTTACACGCCCGCATTACTCGCGGTTGGCAAGGACGCAAACCTGCTATTTTAGCAGCCACAGGATTCGTCGTGGTGTGGGTGTGCTATTTAGGCGTTAATCTATTAGGAAAAGGGTTACATTCCTACGGTTGGTTCTTCTAA
- a CDS encoding CHASE domain-containing protein, translating into MKRKWLYKFLSPNRQIVPYVVLLSTLLLTALATYYVESTARAQDRLRFDSSIQRTENLIRDHVKTYIALLRAGSGLFAAQETVDREEFRAYMERLQLREEYRGIQGIGFSIRFSPLEKDQLIDRMRQEGSSNFAPYPDYPRPEYHAIIYLEPLDQRNQAAIGFDMFSEPVRRKAMERARDAGLPIASGRVILRQEIDQKKQAGFLIYFPIYQGNSIPPTVAERRQKLLGFIYSPFRMGDLMQGLFGSNQESLIDFEIYDGLAITPAHLLYDSTSERLFGFEPRFERRKMISIAGQTWTIKYTSRPELDFNSQRLIAPYIALSGSLVGIILFGLMRSQIQARRIAEKTATELRKSEKALRDSEARFQAFMDYSPAIAWICDRPGRMLYFSKSYTQTFNISQDALGTTVVDLFPPHLASEFLDCISIVASEKRVLEVIQSIPRRDGTMGEFLVYQFPIWDAYGQPLVGGVAIDRTESRQAEALLRRSEVQYRTMVEQSPLSILILSVDGSVQRVNRAWEDLWGIKGENIKDYNLFNDQQFIEKGIISYIKRGFAGESVTIPPILYDPHKTFPGFSRYSYAQRWVQAYIYPVRDEIGQIREVVFIYEDITERKHAEEELQESEARFRTLIETTFDGIIIHENGMILDANQGAAIMFDCCLENMIGSSFLDFVTPDSQTLILHNLQKNLEAPVEAVGLKKDGIKFNLEIIGRPHVYKGRQVQVTALRDITNRKQLEAQLRTRAEELAEANRLKDEFLATLSHELRTPLNAMLGWTQLLMSKRLDAETFNRATETINRNTRSLAQLIEDLLDVSRIMSGKLHLSLAPTSLIPIIEAAIDTVRPAAEAKNIKIHVSLQSNIGIVMGDSNRLQQVIWNLLTNAVKFSSEGGKIEVRLGKFQEKNSCSCLDTLTQRNRSFSEGFEKVEYGEIQVSDTGQGISPDFLPFVFERFRQADGSITRKQGGLGLGLAIVRHLVELHGGTVSVDSPGLGQGTTFTVKLPFMTSELLEENDDFQDFLSDNDLILESCLKLKEIRVLVVDDEVDARDLVAHILQNCGANVVTASSAEEAFNLLKDNSSTSPFHILVSDIGMPQGDGYSLLRRIRLLPPEEGGQIPALALTAYAKAEDRTAAFSAGFHAHLAKPVESHELLFTVANLVGIIG; encoded by the coding sequence ATGAAGCGTAAATGGCTCTATAAGTTCTTGTCACCCAATCGGCAGATTGTTCCGTATGTTGTTCTGTTAAGCACATTGCTGCTGACAGCACTGGCAACCTATTATGTAGAATCTACGGCGCGTGCTCAAGATCGGTTGCGATTTGACTCTTCTATTCAACGTACAGAAAATTTAATCCGAGATCATGTTAAAACCTATATAGCTTTACTACGGGCAGGAAGTGGATTATTTGCGGCTCAAGAGACTGTAGACCGAGAAGAGTTTCGCGCCTACATGGAACGGTTACAACTGCGTGAGGAATATCGCGGTATTCAAGGAATTGGGTTTAGCATTCGGTTTTCGCCCTTGGAAAAAGATCAATTAATTGACCGAATGCGACAGGAAGGGAGTTCCAACTTTGCGCCTTATCCTGATTATCCTCGCCCCGAATATCATGCCATTATCTACCTTGAACCCTTAGATCAACGAAACCAAGCCGCTATTGGTTTTGATATGTTTAGCGAACCTGTGCGTCGTAAGGCGATGGAACGTGCTCGTGATGCGGGTCTACCCATCGCATCCGGTCGAGTCATTCTTCGCCAAGAAATTGACCAGAAAAAACAAGCGGGTTTTTTAATCTATTTCCCCATTTATCAAGGCAATTCTATTCCGCCAACGGTAGCAGAAAGACGGCAGAAATTACTGGGATTTATCTATAGTCCATTTCGGATGGGAGACTTGATGCAAGGACTTTTCGGGAGTAATCAAGAGTCTTTGATTGATTTTGAAATTTATGATGGTTTAGCGATTACCCCAGCCCATCTTCTGTATGATTCTACTTCTGAGCGTCTCTTCGGATTTGAACCTCGATTTGAGCGACGGAAAATGATCTCGATTGCTGGACAAACTTGGACAATTAAATATACGTCTCGCCCGGAACTGGATTTTAATTCTCAACGTTTGATTGCTCCCTATATTGCCTTGTCGGGGAGTTTAGTTGGTATTATTTTATTTGGATTAATGCGATCGCAAATTCAAGCCCGACGCATTGCTGAAAAAACGGCAACAGAATTAAGAAAATCCGAAAAAGCGTTGCGAGATAGTGAAGCCCGATTTCAAGCTTTTATGGATTATAGTCCAGCCATCGCCTGGATTTGCGATCGCCCAGGTCGAATGTTATATTTTAGTAAAAGTTATACTCAAACCTTTAATATTTCCCAGGACGCTTTAGGAACAACAGTTGTTGATCTATTTCCTCCCCACTTAGCTTCAGAATTCCTCGATTGTATTTCTATTGTTGCTTCAGAAAAACGTGTTTTAGAAGTGATTCAGTCTATCCCTAGGCGGGATGGCACGATGGGAGAATTTTTAGTTTATCAATTTCCGATTTGGGATGCTTACGGACAGCCGTTAGTCGGGGGGGTGGCGATTGACCGCACAGAAAGCCGTCAAGCGGAAGCTTTATTACGTCGTTCAGAAGTGCAATATCGAACGATGGTTGAACAATCTCCCTTGAGTATTTTAATTTTATCGGTAGACGGTTCTGTTCAGCGTGTCAACCGAGCCTGGGAAGATTTGTGGGGAATTAAAGGAGAAAATATCAAAGATTACAATCTTTTTAATGATCAACAATTCATTGAAAAAGGAATTATCTCTTATATTAAACGGGGATTTGCTGGGGAATCGGTGACCATTCCTCCGATTTTGTATGATCCCCATAAAACCTTCCCAGGATTCTCTCGTTATAGCTATGCTCAACGTTGGGTACAAGCTTATATTTATCCGGTGCGAGATGAAATTGGTCAAATTCGGGAAGTGGTTTTTATCTATGAAGATATTACAGAACGAAAACACGCAGAAGAAGAATTACAAGAAAGTGAAGCTCGGTTTAGAACGTTAATTGAAACGACGTTTGATGGAATTATTATTCATGAAAATGGGATGATTTTAGATGCTAATCAAGGGGCAGCCATTATGTTTGATTGCTGTTTAGAAAACATGATTGGATCGTCTTTTTTAGATTTTGTCACTCCCGATAGTCAAACTTTAATTTTACACAATCTTCAGAAGAATTTAGAAGCTCCCGTTGAAGCCGTTGGCTTAAAAAAAGATGGGATAAAATTTAATTTAGAAATTATCGGTCGTCCCCATGTTTATAAAGGGCGTCAAGTTCAAGTAACGGCTTTACGCGATATTACCAACCGTAAACAATTAGAAGCTCAACTTCGTACCCGTGCGGAAGAGTTAGCGGAAGCAAACCGCCTCAAAGATGAATTTTTAGCAACCCTTTCCCATGAATTGCGAACACCGTTGAATGCCATGTTGGGATGGACACAACTATTAATGTCGAAACGTTTAGATGCAGAAACTTTTAATCGAGCTACAGAAACAATTAACCGCAATACCCGTTCTTTAGCTCAACTCATTGAGGATTTATTAGATGTCTCTCGAATTATGAGTGGCAAATTACATTTAAGTCTGGCTCCAACTTCTTTAATTCCGATTATTGAAGCCGCCATTGACACAGTACGTCCGGCGGCGGAGGCGAAAAATATTAAGATTCATGTTTCTCTTCAATCTAATATTGGGATTGTGATGGGGGATAGCAATCGTTTACAGCAAGTGATTTGGAATCTACTCACAAATGCGGTGAAATTTAGCTCAGAAGGCGGAAAAATTGAAGTGCGACTCGGTAAGTTTCAAGAGAAAAATTCCTGTTCTTGTTTAGATACTCTAACTCAACGGAATAGGTCGTTTTCGGAAGGATTTGAAAAGGTAGAATATGGAGAAATTCAAGTTAGTGATACAGGACAAGGAATTAGTCCAGATTTTTTACCTTTTGTGTTTGAACGTTTTCGACAAGCTGATGGTTCTATTACTCGCAAACAAGGGGGATTAGGATTAGGATTAGCTATTGTGCGCCATTTAGTTGAACTGCATGGGGGAACTGTTAGCGTTGATAGTCCAGGGTTAGGACAGGGTACAACCTTTACGGTCAAGTTACCTTTTATGACATCAGAGTTATTAGAAGAAAATGATGATTTTCAAGATTTTCTCAGTGACAATGATTTGATCCTAGAAAGTTGTTTAAAATTAAAAGAGATACGGGTATTAGTTGTTGATGATGAAGTTGATGCTCGTGATTTAGTGGCTCATATTTTACAAAATTGTGGGGCAAATGTGGTGACGGCGAGCAGTGCTGAAGAAGCATTTAATTTATTAAAAGACAACAGTAGCACATCTCCATTTCATATCTTAGTGAGTGATATTGGAATGCCTCAAGGAGACGGTTATTCTTTATTACGTCGAATTCGTTTATTACCCCCAGAAGAAGGTGGTCAAATTCCGGCTTTAGCGTTGACGGCTTATGCCAAAGCTGAAGACCGCACAGCAGCATTCTCGGCTGGATTTCACGCTCATTTGGCAAAACCTGTAGAATCTCATGAATTATTGTTTACAGTTGCCAATTTAGTTGGAATTATTGGATAA
- a CDS encoding histidinol-phosphate transaminase, translating to MLSFLRNDLNPIRAYTPHPGGSSGSPVETEVLDRLDTNECPYDLPEALKQKLAWMYQHEIETNRYPDGSHLPLKLAIASYINEIISNAEACVNPEQISVGNGSDELIRSILIATCLGGEGSILVANPTFSMYGIIAQTLGIPVVSVGRNEDTFEMDLKAAQTTIKTTQNPPIRVVFVVHPNSPTANALTEDELDWLRSLPKHILVVIDEAYFEFSQTSVVEELKQHPNWVILRTFSKAFRLASLRAGYAIAHPELITALEKVRLPYNLPSFTQTAALLALNHRQELLAVIPEILGERTRLINALAQNKQLKLWRSDANFIYIRLSDEHNSEAALNEIMEQLKTKGTLVRHTGEGLRITIGRPDENQRTIERLFSIL from the coding sequence ATGCTGTCTTTTCTTCGCAACGATCTCAACCCAATTCGCGCCTATACTCCTCACCCTGGAGGGAGTTCCGGTAGTCCGGTCGAAACTGAAGTTTTAGATCGCTTAGATACTAATGAATGTCCCTATGATTTACCAGAAGCGTTAAAACAAAAGCTGGCGTGGATGTATCAACATGAAATTGAAACAAATCGTTATCCTGATGGTAGTCATTTGCCGTTAAAACTTGCGATCGCCAGTTATATTAATGAAATCATTTCTAATGCTGAAGCCTGTGTTAATCCTGAGCAAATTTCTGTGGGGAATGGGTCAGATGAATTAATTCGCTCTATCTTAATTGCCACTTGTTTAGGGGGAGAAGGATCAATTTTAGTGGCTAATCCTACCTTTTCTATGTATGGAATTATTGCTCAAACGTTAGGAATTCCTGTTGTGAGCGTGGGACGGAATGAAGACACATTTGAAATGGATTTGAAAGCTGCTCAAACGACGATTAAAACCACACAAAACCCTCCCATTCGAGTTGTATTTGTGGTTCATCCTAATTCCCCAACGGCTAATGCTTTAACAGAAGATGAATTAGATTGGTTAAGAAGTTTACCCAAACATATTTTAGTGGTTATTGATGAAGCTTATTTTGAGTTTAGTCAAACCAGTGTTGTCGAGGAGTTAAAACAGCATCCCAATTGGGTGATTTTACGCACCTTTTCTAAGGCTTTTCGCTTGGCTTCATTACGCGCTGGATATGCGATCGCTCATCCTGAATTGATCACCGCATTAGAAAAAGTTCGTCTCCCCTATAATCTCCCCAGCTTCACACAAACCGCAGCGTTATTAGCTTTAAATCACCGTCAAGAGTTACTAGCCGTTATTCCTGAAATATTAGGAGAACGGACTCGTTTAATTAACGCTTTAGCTCAAAATAAACAGTTAAAGCTTTGGCGAAGTGATGCTAATTTTATTTATATTAGACTCAGCGATGAACACAATTCTGAAGCTGCCTTAAACGAGATCATGGAACAATTAAAAACCAAAGGAACATTAGTCCGTCACACCGGAGAAGGACTGCGAATTACCATTGGTCGTCCTGATGAAAATCAACGCACCATTGAACGGTTATTTTCGATTTTATAG
- a CDS encoding ABC transporter permease — MQRYLKILTLFWETAIAAELEYRVNFLISAITSLGSLIGSMFSLFLFYRTGYSFEGWSWEEALIVLGIFTILQGISTTLLVPNLNRIVTHVQDGTLDFVLLKPLSSQFWLSTRMISPWGTPDLIFGCSIVVYEGNKLGLTVRDYLDSLLPLSFGIMSLYSIWFILGATSIWFVKIYNVTEVLRGLLEAGRYPMVAYPMAYRFFFTFIVPVAFLTTIPAESILGRTQISWVMGSGLLALALLIFSAKFWEFALKFYTSASS; from the coding sequence ATCCAACGCTATTTGAAAATTTTAACCTTATTTTGGGAAACTGCGATCGCGGCAGAACTAGAATATCGGGTAAATTTTTTAATTTCTGCTATCACTAGCTTAGGAAGTTTAATTGGCAGTATGTTTAGCCTGTTTCTATTTTATAGAACCGGCTATAGTTTTGAAGGATGGAGTTGGGAAGAAGCCTTAATTGTTCTGGGAATTTTTACAATTTTACAAGGAATTTCTACAACACTATTAGTTCCCAATTTAAACAGAATTGTTACCCATGTTCAAGATGGAACCTTAGATTTTGTCTTACTGAAACCCCTCAGTAGTCAATTTTGGCTATCCACCCGAATGATTTCTCCTTGGGGAACCCCGGATCTAATTTTTGGTTGTTCAATTGTTGTCTATGAAGGCAATAAACTCGGCTTAACGGTCAGAGATTATCTCGATAGTTTATTGCCTTTATCTTTTGGCATTATGAGTTTATATAGTATCTGGTTTATCTTAGGAGCAACCAGTATTTGGTTTGTTAAAATTTATAATGTCACCGAGGTATTACGGGGATTATTAGAAGCCGGACGATATCCAATGGTCGCTTATCCAATGGCTTATCGGTTCTTTTTTACGTTTATTGTTCCCGTCGCATTTTTAACAACAATTCCCGCCGAATCTATTTTAGGGCGAACTCAAATCTCCTGGGTGATGGGTTCAGGATTATTAGCTTTAGCACTATTAATATTTTCGGCAAAGTTTTGGGAATTTGCTTTAAAATTCTATACCAGCGCATCGAGTTAA